CCTATACTGAGATGGTCTGTTTTTCGGTGTAGACATAGTAATTGAACGCTTCTAGTACAAATGCTAAGCTTTACTCTAAACTACTGCTATGATATTAAGTAgagctcatctcatcttCACAAATTTTTATCATAGGGAAGAAATCTAATTGCTTTTTTCTGATATGTTGATCAATACATTTTAAAATCGTACGAATGTATATTAAAGATCCATAGTATAAAACTGTTATTAGTGTCAATGGTAGTTGGGTTTTATGGTAGCTAAGTTACGCATAGCGCAGTTGTATGCTACGTATGTTTATCAACAGCGGAAAATCCCCACCAACAGTAATGAGGTTCTTATAATGTAACTTCTTTTTCGTTGTCCCAGTTACTTCTGACAAACCTCCAGTGGATAGCGGGAATTCTTTTCTTTCTGGAGTCCAGGTCTTTAACCATTGTGCCACTGGGGACATTGTCAGTTGAAAGTCCAGCAGCGTTCGCGAGACTCTTGAAAAGTTTATCGGAAGACTCAGGTGCATTGCTGTAGTCGATTGGCTGAAACCATCTTGTTTGCCATTGGATACCTTCCGCCTTCTCTTGTTTTCTTAGGTCGCGGTTATGCTGTTCTATTGCTGACTTTTCTTTATGGATAGCTTCATAGTCGCCTGACCTGATGGCACGAGCTACCTTATCCCAAGCTCTTCTAGATTCAAGATGAAATTGCTCTTCAATTGGCTTCACCTGCAGATGCTTAAACGAGGATTTTTTGGCGTTATAAAACACCTTCTCAGCAGTCGCATTGGAGGAGCCAGCACCCTCGGATATGTAAGAAATATCGGACCACAGTCCCCTGATAGTGTAGAGCGCCTTCTCCTTGTCTTCAGCATCACCTTGAGAGCGGAAAATTCTGGCCTTGAAGGAATTCCTTTTTCCAGTGAAGTATCCCTTACCTGAATATTCAAATACGCAGAACAATCCGGTCGATGACTGAATGTAGGATTTTCCTTCCAGCTCGACACATGGTGAAGCGATCAAAAGCCCCTCCAAGTGTAAAGGGGGGAAAGTGATCAGGTAATGCTCGTCCAGTTCGTCTAGAGACAGCACAGCATGACCATACTGCTTGACACTTAATATCATCCTGGAGAGCGATGCTTTGACCTGATTGTATCCTTCTAAGCGAACTTTCTTCTTGTCATTAATAAGCGTATAAGCAGTAACTGGAGGATGGTGAGATACTTGCTCAGCAAGTAGAATTGTCTCACCATGCTCCGGGTGCTGCTCGTTAGGCCACTTGCCGACAAATATTTCACCGAGGAATGGATTTAGAGGTTTTTTCTCAGAACCTGATTCTTGGCTACGTGAAATATACTGTGATTTCAACGTTGACACAAACCATTTAACGATCTTCAGCATTCGAAGTTCCTCTGCAGGTTTTCCATCTTCAGTGTTGATTATAGAGGTTGCGTCTAGCGCTAGCTCAAAAGTTTCGCCCCAATTCTGACTGTATTCTACTAAAGAGGTGGGAGATAAAATAAACGGAGGAGCAGTCGAAGTTGATAAATCACCACTAAACGAAGTAATTGATTCGAGAAATGAAGTCCACGAAGATGCATTCATGTAATGCGACATGATAATAGGATAGGAAGAAGAATACCCAATCGGGACGTATTACCCGTTTAAACAACCGATTGCGTAGTTAACATTCTCACCAGATTTCCAAAATTTCAAAATACGTACTGTCAAAAAAGGATACACCTATAAATGCAGTAGTAAAAACCTAGCCTAAACGGAATTAGATGACATTGTTATATGATTGAAGATACAGAAGTCATAATAATCCGTCGACGCATTGCAGGATTTGTAGTCTAATTGGTGTCAATAGCAACTGTACCCTAATAGTCGCATTTTAGTCATTTATGACGAGCGCTCATACAAGCTAAATTGTAGTCTGTGGCCTCGCTCTTCGCTCCATACCCCCACCTGTGGTAATGTTACTGATGGTGGAATAAAGCCTCTTAGTTTATCTAGATTTTCTTTGAATTCCTTATTAATTCTTTCGCCGTCCAATTGAGTGTCTATTTCTAAACTACGTGCCTCATCGGTCACGGGATCTACCTTGGTAACTAACAGATTGTCACATAAATGCATGGTCTGGTCATAGATCTGCGCGCCACCAATGACGTATATTCTTTCAAGTTTGAGCTCTTCAGATTGGTCAGAAAGTCTTTGCAGAGCCTTTGAAAGGTCATTACTTCTTATAATGTCAGAATGCTCCCATTGTGAGGTGAATGAACGAGAAACAACAACATTTAGCCTGTGTTTAAGTGGTCTGAATTGCTTAGGCATTGAGTCCCAGGTTTTTTTCCCCATGACAACAGCATTACGCTTATCGGGCTCGAACGTTGACGATGTGACATCTCTAAAATAAGTCATGTCTGATGATAAACGCCAAGGCAATTTCCCTTTTACCCCGATACCATAATCAGGGACCCGGCACGCAAAGATGGACACGATTGGAACCTTGTAAGAAGTCATCAGtaatttttattattggtTGTGCGTTCTGTGTAaaagatgaagaaaagTCTGCTTTCGTTTCGACATATTTTTCCTCATACATGCTACTGCGTAATGGGAATAATAACTATAATTTTAACGTTTTAATGAGCTCTATAGAGACCCTTGAGAAGTCTTACGAGACTTTGCTTGGTTTGCCAGTGCAACTCTTGATTAAGAAACCTATAGATATCGTGaaggatataaaatccCCACTGTCGGTGAACATAGCCGTTGGATCCTTTTCAAACAATACAAATCTTGCAGCACAAATATATGGGGTGCTATATAAGGAGACAAATGTGGTTACGACCTCTTTGTTTGAGCCTCTTGATGGAGGAATTGGAGAGTTTGCAAATACAATTTGTCGCCTTTTAACAA
The Eremothecium sinecaudum strain ATCC 58844 chromosome II, complete sequence DNA segment above includes these coding regions:
- the KES1 gene encoding oxysterol-binding protein KES1 (Syntenic homolog of Ashbya gossypii ACR125W; Syntenic homolog of Saccharomyces cerevisiae YPL145C (KES1) and YOR237W (HES1)) → MSHYMNASSWTSFLESITSFSGDLSTSTAPPFILSPTSLVEYSQNWGETFELALDATSIINTEDGKPAEELRMLKIVKWFVSTLKSQYISRSQESGSEKKPLNPFLGEIFVGKWPNEQHPEHGETILLAEQVSHHPPVTAYTLINDKKKVRLEGYNQVKASLSRMILSVKQYGHAVLSLDELDEHYLITFPPLHLEGLLIASPCVELEGKSYIQSSTGLFCVFEYSGKGYFTGKRNSFKARIFRSQGDAEDKEKALYTIRGLWSDISYISEGAGSSNATAEKVFYNAKKSSFKHLQVKPIEEQFHLESRRAWDKVARAIRSGDYEAIHKEKSAIEQHNRDLRKQEKAEGIQWQTRWFQPIDYSNAPESSDKLFKSLANAAGLSTDNVPSGTMVKDLDSRKKRIPAIHWRFVRSNWDNEKEVTL
- the DFR1 gene encoding dihydrofolate reductase (Syntenic homolog of Ashbya gossypii ACR124W; Syntenic homolog of Saccharomyces cerevisiae YOR236W (DFR1)), with protein sequence MTSYKVPIVSIFACRVPDYGIGVKGKLPWRLSSDMTYFRDVTSSTFEPDKRNAVVMGKKTWDSMPKQFRPLKHRLNVVVSRSFTSQWEHSDIIRSNDLSKALQRLSDQSEELKLERIYVIGGAQIYDQTMHLCDNLLVTKVDPVTDEARSLEIDTQLDGERINKEFKENLDKLRGFIPPSVTLPQVGVWSEERGHRLQFSLYERSS
- a CDS encoding proteasome assembly chaperone 4 family protein (Syntenic homolog of Ashbya gossypii ACR123C; Syntenic homolog of Saccharomyces cerevisiae YPL144W (POC4)); protein product: MSSIETLEKSYETLLGLPVQLLIKKPIDIVKDIKSPLSVNIAVGSFSNNTNLAAQIYGVLYKETNVVTTSLFEPLDGGIGEFANTICRLLTKRFGLPTYVSVSTTVGLVIDSSDQISVIDTCVKTISIKLNDN